The following are from one region of the Magallana gigas chromosome 6, xbMagGiga1.1, whole genome shotgun sequence genome:
- the LOC105338311 gene encoding SAYSvFN domain-containing protein 1: MEKKLAEYRAKKAREDASPHNPWFRLNPFKTNDSDSSHFKESGIGATNKLENEASEQMQTNSSVSCKEPWNWTQLTLTILMWIFAWLFCIEHQFGAVFFVVSMIFFIYYNTRTGRKEKNRLSAYSVFNPNCERIDGTFTSEQFEKELLHGANSVRG; encoded by the exons ATGGAAAAGAAGCTTGCAGAATACAGAGCCAAGAAAGCAAGGGAAGATGCTTCTCCTCATAATCCTTGGTTCAGATTAAACCCATTTAAAACCAATGATAGCGACTCCTCTCATTTTAAG GAAAGTGGAATTGGAGCTACCAATAAACTTGAAAATGAAGCTTCAGAGCAAATGCAGACTAATTCCTCTGTGTCCTGCAAGGAACCCTGGAATTGGACCCAGTTGACTCTTACAATACTGATGTGGATTTTTGCATGGCTCTTTTGCATAGAGCATCAGTTTGGAGCAGTTTTCTTTGTGGTCTCAATGATATTCTTTATTTACTATAATACAAGGACAGGTAGAAAGGAGAAGAATAGACTGAGTGCATATTCTGTGTTTAATCCTAACTGTGAGAGAATTGATGGAACATTTACATCCGAGCAGTTTGAAAAAGAATTGCTACATGGAGCCAACTCGGTGCGAGGCTGA
- the LOC117689092 gene encoding ryncolin-4-like: MKSFFENLIIFQIRMLTVQLAASCDSYYSAIPEVENKIGTSYLVQEAKASSLSFCGSLCINNCNCFGYNRLQKQCRLHVICDVGNMSYTGAGWRYYRVSREAENCLALYQAGQTCSGVYTLHPAGGANTDVVCDMETMGGGWTVIQNRFDGSENFNRNWADYKNGFGLAVGEYWIGNDAIHKLTQANNSLYISITLTNGTTLYELYELFRISNEQDNYRLSIGGTASGTLGNRMTPNSASDNLNGREFSTSEGSNYCAKNHKGGWWYHDCFDAYLNGLFGSSDWVQPWYPLLTTGKSIQKTAMMIRRG, encoded by the exons atgaaatctttttttgaaaatttgattatCTTTCAAATCAGAATGCTAACTGTGCAACTTGCTGCCTCTTGTGACTCCTATTATTCAGCCATCCCTGAAGTAGAAAACAAGATTGGAACTTCGTATTTAGTACAAGAAGCCAAGGCATCGTCACTCTCATTTTGTGGATCTTTGTGTATCAACAACTGTAATTGTTTTGGATATAATCGCCTTCAGAAACAGTGTcgattacatgtaatttgtgaTGTTGGTAACATGTCTTACACTGGCGCGGGATGGAGGTACTATCGTGTATCCCGTGAAG CTGAAAACTGTTTGGCGCTGTATCAAGCCGGACAGACGTGTTCCGGTGTGTACACCCTCCATCCAGCAGGGGGCGCTAATACTGATGTCGTCTGCGATATGGAAACGATGGGAGGAGGCTGGACA GTGATTCAGAATCGATTTGATGGTTCCGAAAATTTCAATAGAAACTGGGCCGATTACAAAAACGGGTTTGGGTTGGCTGTCGGTGAATATTGGATTG GTAATGATGCAATTCATAAACTTACACAAGCTAACAATTCGTTGTACATTTCAATCACCCTTACAAACGGTACAACATTGTATGAATTGTACGAACTATTCAGGATTTCAAATGAACAGGACAATTATAGATTATCCATAGGAGGAACTGCATCTGGCACTCTTG gaAACCGGATGACCCCAAATTCTGCAAGCGACAATCTAAATGGTAGGGAGTTTTCAACATCAGAAGGATCTAACTATTGCGCAAAAAATCACAAAGGAGGCTGGTGGTACCACGATTGTTTTGACGCCTATCTAAACGGTCT